Proteins found in one Panicum hallii strain FIL2 chromosome 4, PHallii_v3.1, whole genome shotgun sequence genomic segment:
- the LOC112890801 gene encoding beta-1,3-galactosyltransferase 6-like, with the protein MSPYLKKPFTYTVSLIVLLPLTLLCLTFLLPLSAYLSNPLTAAAAARACGGGTAAGVTVRAAPAAEGDDGVGSQRRPELSVLVGVHTMPGKHSRRHLIRMAYALQQTAALRAAARVDVRFALCARPMLPEHRAFVALEARAYGDVLVLDCAESAEQGKTYTYFASLPAMLGSGSGGGGRPYDYVMKVDDDTFLRLDALVETLRAAPREDMYCGAGLPFHDRQFPPFMLGMGYLLSWDLVEWIASSDMVREEAMGVEDLTTGKWLNMGNKAKNRVNLFPRMYDYKSAKAEDFLENTIGVHQLKPDLRWAHTLEHFNLTRVGPSSKLHSF; encoded by the exons ATGTCGCCGTACCTCAAGAAGCCGTTCACCTACACCGTGTCCCTCATCGTCCTCCTCCCTCTCACCCTCTTATGCCTCACATTCCTCCTTCCGCTGTCCGCCTACCTCAGCAACCCGCTGACCGCGGCCGCGGCTGCCAGGGCCTGCGGCGGTGGCACTGCCGCCGGCGTCACCGTCCGTGCCGCGCCAGCGGCCGAGGGTGACGACGGTGTTGGCAGCCAGCGCCGCCCGGAGCTGAGCGTCCTGGTCGGCGTGCACACGATGCCCGGGAAGCACTCCCGTCGCCACCTCATCCGCATGGCGTACGCGCTGCAGCAGACGGCCGCGCtccgcgccgcggcgcgcgtCGACGTCCGGTTCGCGCTCTGCGCGCGCCCGATGCTGCCCGAGCACCGCGCGTTCGTGGCGCTCGAGGCCCGCGCCTACGGCGACGTGCTGGTCCTCGACTGCGCCGAGAGCGCGGAGCAGGGGAAGACGTACACCTACTTCGCCAGCCTGCCAGCGATGCTCGGCTCcgggtccggcggcggcggccggccgtaCGACTACGTGATGAAGGTGGACGACGACACGTTCCTCCGGCTGGACGCGCTGGTGGAGACGCTCCGCGCGGCGCCGAGGGAGGACATGTACTGCGGCGCGGGGCTCCCGTTCCACGACCGGCAGTTCCCACCGTTCATGCTCGGCATGGGCTACCTGCTGTCATGGGACCTCGTCGAATGGATCGCCAGCTCCGACATGGTCAGAGAGGAGGCCATGG GGGTAGAGGATCTGACCACAGGGAAGTGGCTGAACATGGGCAACAAGGCCAAGAACAGGGTTAACCTTTTCCCCAGGATGTATGACTACAAGAGTGCCAAAGCTGAGGACTTCTTGGAGAACACCATTGGTGTGCATCAGTTGAAGCCGGACCTGAGGTGGGCACACACGTTGGAGCACTTCAATCTCACTAGGGTGGGGCCCTCCAGCAAGCTACACAGCTTCTAG
- the LOC112888870 gene encoding uncharacterized protein LOC112888870: MEVDDDVEEDDMDFNPFLREGSPSETSSSLTSEAECEEHSSGNRPTSETYQQNNLVNENTSDSALPQNNLSSKAVVKEIFPETTSTQVNLENDEGRLNGLQKEVLPSEAACSPTVQNPPHLFLSEEDAICRRTRARYSLANYSLEELETFLQESDDDGDPQNVDEEEEYRKFLASVLSGVGDDTQACQGDENQDEDDNDADFELEIEEALESDGDENAENYDDTNGKKGKDGRRPQTRQRRPFTELPGAGSYRHESNKTHLRPILPYVPTAVVTPAHSFGWKYPTQNALFPSSLVPVNCAPLVCGFTDQQLGQLHLLIYEHVQLLIQTFSLCVLDPSKQDVANNVKKMIVELAGSRDQALARSAPHRHIFFESQHLSSSFVSSESSECQWMPLIKSPVMSVLDVAPLQFALGYLSDVATAVVKHRKSHVDGTADKNRRKEPLFPSPVISNCQEASNISQDRPNSTPTASSVSSGQLQQKKSLAATLLENTKKDTVALVPADIARLAQRFFSLFNFALFPHKPPPAAMANRVLFTDAEDRLLALGIQEYNNDWGSIQKRFLPCKSKHQIFVRQKNRSSSKAPDNPVKEVRRMKTSPLTVEEKECIREGLRIFKNDWTSVWRFVVPHRDPSLLQRQWRVASGVQKSYTKSDAEKERRRTYEAKRRKLRASMPDSRVVRGQEADNNASEDVENDDDSYVNEAFLEDTDSRSINMMPCQLPLPRNAGKSMTMQSGTCLDEECGTTGGYIEPQKGSGTRLDVTTSYIPFMYCPSDGPSYVRAPSTTAPVVSCGSLDQLQASQMSKEKGSCVVKLAPDLPPVNLPPSVRVLSQVAFHPNATHFHGTSDNAAKDMYSVPPLTFAESAYRQLNLFPDHRANSRLQQSGVSNENTTEDGADQDLQMHPLLFQYPRDVVSSYSHPLQNLINQSRKYDLFPFEKVQVERSNNQTTGSTENSTVNANTIDFHPLLQRTEVEVHDEVPEDDYHQSEYNMRQAPVASTPGQASTSPSERETSIDLNIHLCSPTEIKDSNDFRGTFGQSNVQAEVSRKDKAGVPELEVANSCSHHCIQEANEESMQGIVMEQEELSDSDEDNQHVEFECEEMDDSEEEQVQGPEASPIQNKGISASVICEEFHVSNDWSQIQQGSVQMDKQGASSMQNLQVSSRSARVKLKPETVKRTGSRANQRSSSSRTTETSRSKTRSSKQPQGQSTAERKPNDSKRTRKTPAPR; the protein is encoded by the exons CAGAATAACTTAGTTAATGAAAACACAAGTGACAGTGCACTTCCTCAAAATAATTTGTCATCTAAAGCTGTTGTCAAAGAAATATTTCCAGAAACAACATCAACCCAGGTTAATCTTGAGAATGATGAAGGTCGCTTGAATGGATTGCAAAAAGAGGTTTTACCAAGCGAAGCCGCTTGCTCTCCAACAGTGCAAAACCCTCCTCACCTATTTCTCAGTGAGGAAGATGCAATTTGCAGACGGACAAGGGCAAGGTACTCACTAGCAAACTATTCACTTGAGGAATTGGAGACCTTTCTCCAGGAATCAGATGACGATGGTGATCCGCAGAATGTTGATGAGGAAGAGGAATACCGCAAGTTTCTTGCATCTGTCCTGTCTGGTGTTGGCGATGACACACAGGCGTGCCAGGGGGACGAAAACCAGGATGAAGATGATAATGATGCAGACTTTGAGCTAGAGATTGAGGAGGCCCTAGAAAGTGACGGTGATGAAAATGCTGAGAACTATGATGACACAAATGGTAAAAAGGGGAAAGATGGTCGAAGGCCTCAGACGAGACAGAGGCGGCCATTCACTGAGTTGCCTGGGGCAGGTAGCTATCGTCACGAATCCAATAAAACTCATTTAAGACCGATTCTGCCATATGTTCCAACTGCAGTGGTGACTCCTGCACATTCTTTTGGATGGAAATATCCTACCCAGAATGCCCTTTTCCCTTCATCGTTGGTACCGGTAAATTGTGCACCTTTAGTATGCGGATTTACTGATCAGCAACTTGGCCAACTGCATCTGTTGATATATGAGCATGTTCAGCTCCTGATCCAAACCTTCTCCCTATGCGTTCTTGATCCTTCTAAACAAGATGTGGCTAATAATGTCAAAAAGATGATAGTTGAGTTGGCAGGCTCTCGTGATCAAGCATTGGCTAGGAGTGCTCCTCATCGGCATATCTTTTTTGAATCCCAGCATCTCTCATCTAGTTTTGTTTCATCTGAGAGTTCAGAATGCCAATGGATGCCATTAATCAAGAGTCCTGTTATGTCCGTCCTTGATGTCGCACCACTTCAGTTTGCCCTCGGTTATTTAAGTGATGTCGCAACTG CTGTCGTGAAGCATAGAAAAAGTCATGTggatggcactgctgacaaaaaccggagaaaagagcCTCTGTTTCCTTCACCAGTGATTAGCAATTGCCAAGAAGCAAGCAACATTTCTCAAGATAGACCAAATAGTACGCCAACAGCATCATCTGTTTCATCTGGGCAGTTACAGCAGAAGAAATCATTAGCTGCTACCCTGCTTGAGAATACTAAAAAGGACACAGTTGCTCTTGTTCCAGCCGACATTGCAAGATTAGCACAGAGATTCTTTTCACTTTTCAATTTTGCACTGTTTCCTCATAAGCCACCTCCTGCAGCTATGGCCAATAGAGTGCTTTTTACTGATGCAGAGGACAG ATTATTAGCTCTAGGAATTCAGGAATATAATAATGATTGGGGATCAATACAAAAGCGCTTTCTTCCTTGTAAATCGAAGCATCAG ATATTTGTGAGACAAAAAAATCGTAGCTCCTCCAAAGCTCCTGATAATCCAGTTAAG GAGGTGCGCCGTATGAAGACATCTCCATTGACAGTTGAGGAGAAGGAATGTATCCGGGAG GGGCTGAGGATATTCAAAAATGATTGGACATCAGTTTGGAGGTTTGTAGTGCCACATAGGGATCCTTCACTGCTCCAACGTCAATGGAGAGTTGCAAGTGGAGTTCAGAAATCTTACACTAAAAGTGATGCCGAAAAAGAAAGAAGGCGAACATATGAAGCAAAGAGGAGAAAGCTGAGAGCATCAATGCCTGATTCACGAGTAGTTCGTGGGCAAGAG GCTGATAACAATGCTTCCGAGGATGTTGAAAATGATGATGATTCATATGTCAATGAAGCATTTTTGGAAGACACAGATAGTAGAAGCATTAACATGATGCCTTGTCAGCTGCCATTACCAAGAAATGCTGGAAAAAGCATGACAATGCAGTCAGGCACATGCCTTGATGAAGAATGTGGCACTACAGGTGGTTACATTGAACCACAGAAAGGAAGTGGTACAAGACTTGATGTAACCACCTCATATATACCTTTTATGTACTGCCCCTCCGATGGCCCTTCATATGTGAGAGCACCTTCCACTACAGCTCCAGTGGTATCATGTGGCTCTCTGGACCAACTTCAAGCTTCCCAAATGAGTAAAGAGAAAGGTAGTTGTGTGGTCAAGTTGGCTCCAGACTTGCCTCCCGTGAACCTTCCTCCTTCTGTCCGTGTCCTATCTCAGGTGGCATTTCATCCAAATGCAACACACTTTCATGGTACATCAGATAATGCAGCAAAGGATATGTATTCCGTGCCACCTCTAACCTTTGCGGAAAGTGCTTATAGACAGCTAAATCTGTTTCCTGATCACAGAGCTAATTCTAGATTGCAGCAGAGTGGGGTCTCTAATGAAAATACGACAGAAGATGGTGCTGATCAAGATTTGCAGATGCATCCTTTGCTGTTTCAGTATCCTCGAGATGTGGTTTCATCATATAGTCATCCACTCCAAAATCTTATTAATCAGTCAAGAAAATATGATCTTTTTCCCTTTGAAAAAGTTCAAGTTGAGAGAAGTAACAACCAGACTACAGGTTCCACTGAAAACAGTACGGTAAATGCTAACACTATTGACTTCCATCCTCTTCTGCAAAGAACTGAAGTTGAGGTGCATGATGAAGTACCAGAAGATGACTACCATCAGTCTGAGTATAATATGAGGCAAGCCCCAGTAGCGTCAACACCTGGGCAAGCATCCACAAGCCCTTCTGAGAGGGAGACCAGTATTGACTTGAACATTCATTTATGTTCTCCGACGGAGATAAAAGATTCAAATGACTTCAGAGGTACTTTTGGCCAGTCAAATGTTCAAGCTGAAGTTTCTAGGAAGGACAAAGCTGGTGTTCCAGAGCTAGAGGTTGCAAATTCCTGTTCTCATCATTGCATTCAAGAGGCAAATGAAGAATCAATGCAAGGGATTGTAATGGAACAAGAAGAATTAAGTGATTCCGATGAAGACAACCAACATGTTGAGTTCGAATGTGaggaaatggatgattctgaagaGGAGCAAGTTCAGGGTCCAGAAGCCTCTCCAATTCAAAATAAG GGCATCTCAGCATCAGTTATCTGTGAGGAATTCCATGTTAGCAATGACTGGAGTCAAATCCAGCAAGGGTCTGTTCAAATGGATAAACAGGGTGCAAGTTCAATGCAGAACTTGCAAGTTTCTTCTCGGTCAGCGAGGGTTAAATTGAAGCCAGAAACTGTAAAGCGCACAGGATCTAGAGCGAACCAACGGTCGTCTTCTTCTCGCACAACTGAAACTAGCCGGAGCAAAACCAGAAGTTCTAAACAGCCGCAGGGACAGTCAACCGCTGAACGCAAGCCCAATGATTCAAAAAGAACTAGAAAAACTCCAGCCCCAAGATGA